One Tursiops truncatus isolate mTurTru1 chromosome 3, mTurTru1.mat.Y, whole genome shotgun sequence DNA segment encodes these proteins:
- the CACTIN gene encoding splicing factor Cactin: MGRDTRSRSRSAGRRGRRQRRRSGSRSRSRSCSGSHGRRNRRRRDDERRRRRRSRERRLDSDEKQWQQRRGRQSRSPPPAHRRSQDRSSQSDSGDERQRQRGRWARQWQQRPHCWSPSSSASSSVSPGHSQSPRAAAAVLSQRQSLQERLRLREERKQQEELMKAFETPEEKRARRLAKKEAKERKQREKMGWGEEYMGYTNTDNPFGDNNLLGTFIWNKALEKKGISHLEEKELKERNKRIQEDNRLELQKVKQLRLEREREKAMREQELELLQREKEAEHFKTWEEQEDHFHLQQAKLRSKIRIRDGRAKPIDLLAKYISAEDDDLAVEMHEPYTFLNGLTVADMEDLLEDIQVYMELEQGKNADFWRDMTIITEDEIAKLRKLEASGKGPGERREGVNASVSSDVQSVFKGKTYSQLQVIFQGIEGKIRAGGPNLDMGYWESLLQQLRAHMARARLRERHQDVLRQKLYKLKQEQGVESEPLFPILKQEPQSPGHSLETEDPAPTPPGPSEGGATEPEAEAAAPAEGEADGEAVLMEEDLIQQSLDDYDAGKYSPRLLTAHELPLDAHVLEPDEDLQRLQLSRQQLQVTGDATESAEDIFFRRAKEGMGQDEAQFSVEMPLTGKAYLWADKYRPRKPRFFNRVHTGFEWNKYNQTHYDFDNPPPKIVQGYKFNIFYPDLIDKRSTPEYFLEACADNKDFATLRFHAGPPYEDIAFKIVNREWEYSHRHGFRCQFANGIFQLWFHFKRYRYRR, translated from the exons ATGGGTCGCGATACACGCTCTCGCTCGCGGTCGGCTGGTCGCAGGGGCCGAAGGCAGCGGAGGCGGAGTGGGAGTCGGAGTCGGAGCCGAAGTTGTAGCGGGAGCCATGGGCGGCGAAACCGACGTCGCCGGGACGACGAGAGGCGGCGCAGGCGGAGGAGCCGGGAGCGCAG GTTGGATTCGGATGAGAAGCAGTGGCAGCAGCGGCGAGGCAGGCAGAGCCGGAGCCCCCCGCCAGCCCACCGGCGCTCCCAGGACCGCTCCTCTCAGTCCGACTCGGGTGACgagcggcagcggcagcggggCCGATGGGCCCGCCAGTGGCAGCAGCGGCCACACTGCTGGTCCCCCAGCTCCTCCGCATCCAGCTCCGTGTCCCCGGGCCACTCCCAGAGCCCCCGGGCGGCGGCAGCGGTCCTGAGCCAGCGGCAGAGCCTGCAGGAGCGGCTGCGCCTGCGCGAGGAGCGGAAGCAGCAGGAGGAGTTGATGAAGGCCTTCGAGACGCCCGAGGAGAAGCGGGCGCGGCGGCTGGCCAAGAAGGAGGCCAAGGAGAGGAAGCAGCGCGAGAAGATGGGCTGGGGCGAGGAGTACATGGGCTACACCAACACCGACAACCCCTTCGGGGACAACAACCTGCTGGGCACCTTCATCTGGAACAAG GCCCTGGAGAAGAAGGGGATCAGCCACCTGGAGGAGAAGGAGCTGAAGGAGCGGAACAAGAGGATCCAGGAGGACAACCGGCTGGAGCTGCAGAAG GTAAAGCAGCTGCGGCTGGAGCGCGAGCGGGAGAAGGCCATGCGGGAGCAggagctggagctgctgcagcGCGAGAAGGAGGCGGAGCACTTCAAGACGTGGGAGGAGCAGGAGGACCACTTCCACCTGCAGCAGGCGAAGCTGCG CTCCAAGATCCGCATCCGGGACGGGCGGGCCAAGCCCATCGACCTCCTGGCCAAGTACATCAGCGCTGAGGACGACGACCTGGCTGTGGAGATGCACGAGCCCTACACCTTCCTCAACGGCCTTACGGTGGCCGACATGGAAGACCTGCTGGAGGACATCCAG GTGTACATGGAGCTCGAGCAGGGCAAGAACGCGGACTTCTGGCGGGACATGACCATCATCACAGAGGATGAGATCGCCAAGCTTCGCAAGCTGGAGGCCTCGGGCAAGGGGCCAG GTGAGCGGCGAGAGGGGGTCAACGCCTCGGTCAGTTCCGACGTGCAGTCGGTCTTCAAGGGGAAGACGTACAGCCAGCTGCAGGTCATCTTCCAGGGCATCGAGGGCAAGATACGGGCCGGGGGCCCCAACCTAGACATGGGCTACTGGGAGAGCCTGCTGCAGCAGCTGCGTGCCCACATGGCCCGTGCCAG GCTCCGCGAGCGGCACCAGGACGTGCTGCGGCAGAAGCTGTACAAGCTGAAGCAGGAGCAGGGGGTGGAGAGCGAGCCCCTGTTCCCCATCCTCAAGCAGGAGCCGCAGTCTCCGGGCCACAG CCTGGAGACTGAGGACCCGGCCCCCACCCCGCCCGGGCCCTCGGAGGGTGGCGCTACTGAGCCCGAGGCAGAAGCCGCCGCACCGGCGGAGGGCGAGGCGGACGGGGAGGCGGTGCTCATGGAGGAGGATCTGATCCAACAGAGCCTGGACGACTACGACGCCGGCAAGTACAGCCCGCGGCTGCTCACGGCCCACGAGCTGCCGCTGGACGCCCACGTGCTGGAGCCGGACGAGGACCTGCAGCGCCTGCAGCTGTCCAGGCAGCAGCTCCAGGTCACAG GCGACGCCACCGAGAGCGCGGAGGACATCTTCTTCCGACGCGCTAAGGAGGGCATGGGCCAGGACGAGGCGCAGTTCAGCGTGGAGATGCCGCTGACGGGCAAGGCCTACCTGTGGGCGGACAAGTACCGGCCGCGCAAGCCGCGCTTCTTCAACCGCGTGCACACGGGCTTCGAGTGGAACAAGTACAACCAGACGCACTACGACTTCGACAACCCGCCGCCCAAGATCGTGCAGGGCTACAAGTTCAACATCTTCTACCCCGACCTCATCGACAAGCGCTCCACGCCCGAGTACTTCCTGGAGGCCTGCGCCGACAACAAGGATTTCGCCACGCTCCGCTTCCACGCCGGGCCGCCCTACGAGGACATCGCCTTCAAGATCGTCAACCGCGAGTGGGAGTACTCGCACCGCCACGGCTTCCGCTGCCAGTTCGCCAACGGCATCTTCCAGCTCTGGTTCCACTTCAAGCGCTACCGCTACCGCCGGTGA